In Candidatus Defluviibacterium haderslevense, the following are encoded in one genomic region:
- a CDS encoding amidohydrolase family protein, whose product MKQNKIHLTGKKLNMSLIKINRLWVHLMIFNFIFISFINAQIPALDQQKDIVLKGGRIHVGNGQIIESGIIVLSKSKIKYVGTDYKVLNQNEIEIDISNKEVYPGFIAPNSTVGLAEIELVKATMDQQELGAMNPNIRSIIAYNTDSKIIPTLRSNGVLLSQISPVGGVISGQTAIVEMDAWNWEDAAYKSDEGISLNWPNSNFNQGWWGEPQKTSKNDQYEKEILALKNYFDQAKSYATIVNQSEKNLAFESMRGLWNGTKKLYIHVDFAKTIIHSIQFAEKYGIKPVIVGGADSWRITDFLKTHNISIILNQAHSLPIREDESISQSYKTPYLLSEAGILFCLSMDGFWQQRNLAFQAGQAIAFGLSKEAALSSITYNTAKILGIDQSVGTLEIGKDATLFISEGDALDIKTQNIIKAYIRGKEIDLDNVHKQLYKKYNSKYHPELR is encoded by the coding sequence ATGAAGCAGAATAAAATTCATTTAACCGGTAAAAAATTAAACATGTCACTCATTAAAATTAATAGACTTTGGGTTCATTTAATGATCTTTAATTTCATTTTTATTTCATTTATAAATGCCCAAATTCCAGCTTTAGACCAACAAAAAGATATTGTTTTAAAGGGTGGAAGAATTCATGTTGGAAATGGGCAAATTATTGAATCAGGAATTATTGTTTTATCAAAATCAAAAATTAAATATGTCGGAACCGATTACAAAGTTTTAAATCAAAACGAAATAGAAATTGACATATCCAATAAAGAAGTGTATCCTGGATTTATTGCGCCTAATTCCACAGTAGGACTTGCAGAAATCGAATTGGTAAAAGCAACCATGGACCAACAAGAATTAGGTGCGATGAACCCTAATATCAGATCTATTATAGCTTATAATACGGATTCGAAAATAATCCCTACGTTGAGATCCAATGGTGTATTATTAAGTCAAATAAGTCCTGTAGGCGGTGTGATCTCTGGCCAAACTGCAATTGTCGAAATGGATGCTTGGAATTGGGAGGACGCTGCTTACAAATCTGATGAAGGTATAAGTTTAAATTGGCCTAATTCAAATTTCAACCAAGGTTGGTGGGGTGAACCGCAAAAGACATCGAAGAATGATCAATATGAAAAAGAAATTCTTGCTCTTAAAAATTATTTTGATCAAGCAAAATCTTATGCAACTATTGTGAATCAAAGTGAAAAAAATTTAGCATTTGAATCTATGAGAGGTTTATGGAATGGAACAAAAAAATTATATATCCATGTTGATTTTGCAAAAACAATTATTCATAGTATTCAGTTTGCTGAAAAATATGGTATTAAGCCTGTAATTGTAGGAGGTGCTGATTCATGGCGTATTACAGATTTTTTGAAAACTCATAATATTTCTATTATTTTAAATCAAGCCCATAGTCTTCCTATAAGAGAAGATGAATCTATTTCGCAATCTTACAAGACACCCTATTTACTTTCAGAAGCGGGCATATTGTTTTGTTTAAGTATGGACGGTTTTTGGCAACAAAGAAATCTCGCTTTTCAAGCAGGACAGGCTATCGCATTTGGTTTATCTAAGGAAGCTGCATTATCAAGTATTACTTATAATACAGCCAAAATCTTAGGCATAGACCAATCTGTTGGAACTTTAGAAATAGGCAAGGACGCTACTCTATTTATAAGCGAAGGCGATGCGCTTGACATTAAAACCCAAAATATTATCAAGGCTTATATCCGGGGAAAAGAAATAGATCTAGATAATGTACATAAGCAATTATATAAAAAGTACAATTCAAAATATCATCCTGAATTAAGGTAA